A stretch of Lathyrus oleraceus cultivar Zhongwan6 chromosome 6, CAAS_Psat_ZW6_1.0, whole genome shotgun sequence DNA encodes these proteins:
- the LOC127097172 gene encoding alkane hydroxylase MAH1: protein MGTLLEYISLFVAILFIIFYNIWKRNKNVLIPNWPIIGMLPSVFHNLSNIHDFATVTFKHYGSTFHFKGPWLTNMANIIFTCDPMNVHHILSKNFINYGKGSDFHEIFEILGIGIFNLDSNEWKQERTLLHSLLKRKNIEIILQQNIQKKLENSLLPFLDHAYKSVQVLDLQDILERFTFDITSSFLFGLDPNCLDPYKFNELSNIACLKAVSEIEEVALFRHYIPKCIWKLQRWLQIGQEKKHKVALENLHQFLHKCITYSKGNGDEDEYHSCFLKELMRKGLGKGEKTEKYITDTAVNLLLAGNGTISSGLSWFFWLVSTHPIVEAKIIQEIKDNYLAQEMNSITNLSMEDIDKLVYLHGAICEALRLYPPVPFEHKCAVKSDILPSGDHVRANTKLIYSLYAMGRMEEIWGEDCLEFKPERWIADNGQIIHVPSYKFIAFNAGPRSCIGKGISFVQMKMVAVSMLWKFHIQVVEGHSVTPRVSVVLRMEHGLKVNISKRCI, encoded by the coding sequence ATGGGGACTTTGTTAGAATACATTTCATTATTTGTAGCCATTCTCTTCATCATATTCTACAATATATGGAAACGAAACAAAAATGTTCTTATACCAAACTGGCCAATCATTGGCATGCTACCATCCGTTTTCCATAATCTATCCAATATTCACGATTTCGCAACCGTAACTTTCAAACATTATGGAAGCACTTTTCATTTTAAAGGACCATGGCTCACAAACATGGCTAACATTATTTTCACTTGTGATCCCATGAATGTGCACCACATCCTCAGCAAGAATTTCATCAACTATGGGAAAGGATCTGATTTCCATGAAATATTTGAAATTCTTGGTATTGGTATTTTTAATTTGGATTCCAATGAATGGAAACAAGAAAGAACACTACTTCATTCATTGCTCAAAAGGAAAAACATTGAGATCATCCTTCAACAAAACATTCAAAAGAAGCTAGAAAATAGCCTATTACCATTTCTTGATCATGCATATAAAAGTGTACAAGTACTTGATTTACAAGATATTCTTGAAAGGTTCACCTTTGACATCACCTCTTCCTTTTTATTTGGATTGGATCCTAATTGTCTTGATCCTTACAAATTCAATGAATTATCTAATATCGCTTGTTTAAAAGCCGTGTCTGAGATTGAGGAAGTGGCATTGTTCAGACACTATATTCCAAAATGTATTTGGAAGCTACAAAGATGGCTACAAATTGGTCAAGAGAAGAAGCACAAGGTAGCTCTAGAAAATCTTCACCAATTCTTGCACAAATGTATAACTTATTCCAAAGGCAATGGAGATGAGGATGAATATCATTCTTGCTTTCTAAAAGAATTAATGAGGAAAGGATTGGGAAAAGGGGAAAAGACTGAGAAGTATATTACAGACACTGCAGTCAATCTCTTACTTGCAGGAAATGGAACAATTAGTTCAGGTCTGAGTTGGTTCTTTTGGCTTGTTTCAACTCATCCTATTGTGGAAGCTAAAATCATTCAAGAGATCAAAGATAACTATTTAGCACAAGAGATGAATTCTATTACAAATTTAAGTATGGAAGACATTGATAAGCTAGTTTATCTTCATGGAGCTATATGTGAAGCCTTAAGGCTTTATCCACCTGTACCATTTGAGCACAAGTGTGCAGTTAAATCTGATATACTACCTAGTGGAGACCATGTTAGAGCAAATACAAAGTTAATATATTCTTTGTATGCAATGGGAAGGATGGAAGAAATATGGGGAGAGGATTGCTTGGAGTTTAAGCCAGAGAGATGGATAGCAGATAATGGACAGATTATACATGTTCCATCTTACAAGTTCATAGCATTCAATGCGGGTCCAAGAAGTTGTATTGGAAAAGGTATTAGCTTTGTTCAAATGAAGATGGTAGCTGTTTCTATGTTATGGAAGTTTCACATACAGGTGGTGGAAGGTCATTCTGTAACTCCAAGGGTTTCTGTTGTTCTTCGTATGGAACATGGTCTTAAGGTGAATATTAGTAAAAGATGCATTTGA